A genomic region of Pseudomonas sp. MPC6 contains the following coding sequences:
- a CDS encoding coniferyl aldehyde dehydrogenase yields MSSVISSVQGLTSLLSRQKSAFASAGAVSADTRRRRLQQVIDLLVRHHGVLTEAIDLDFGGRPAGFSLMNDVLGALASLKYARDHLQDWMQDDPRAPFAPYDQLGAKAWVMHQPKGTVGILGTWNAPLFTLFSPLASVLAAGNRAILKPSDVVPRTAELVAQLFAEHLDPLEIGVVTGDVELAEAFSAQPFDHLVYTGSTATGRLVMRNAALNLVPVTLELGGKSPVIVSASADLKKAAFSIAVGKACNGGQICISPDLVYVPKALLEPFLEALRATYSELNPAVAGNPDVVAVVNQRHLDRVEGYVLDAQARGARVECLPEPLAPNAEDRRRPLRVVVDPAPDSVIMGEEIFGPAMVVLTYEHLDQVIDDINGRPRPLALYYFGKDPEQQRYVLERTVSGGVTVNDVMMHAAMHDAPFGGVGASGMGHYHGHEGFLEFSHQRTVFKAPEHDPRREWGLLPPYGEHFLAAMLANVTA; encoded by the coding sequence ATGAGTTCAGTCATATCATCCGTCCAAGGACTCACCAGTCTGTTATCCCGGCAAAAAAGCGCATTCGCCAGCGCCGGTGCGGTGAGCGCCGACACCCGCCGACGCCGACTCCAGCAAGTCATCGATCTGTTGGTGCGCCACCATGGCGTGTTGACCGAGGCGATCGACCTGGATTTCGGCGGTCGGCCTGCCGGTTTCTCGTTGATGAATGACGTGCTGGGCGCCCTGGCCTCGCTCAAATATGCGCGCGACCATCTGCAGGACTGGATGCAGGATGATCCACGTGCGCCTTTTGCGCCCTACGATCAGCTCGGCGCCAAGGCGTGGGTGATGCACCAGCCCAAGGGCACGGTGGGCATTCTCGGTACCTGGAACGCGCCTTTGTTTACCCTGTTCAGCCCCTTGGCCTCGGTGCTGGCCGCGGGCAACCGGGCCATCCTCAAGCCGTCGGACGTGGTTCCACGGACGGCCGAGTTGGTGGCGCAGCTGTTCGCGGAACACCTCGACCCGCTGGAGATCGGCGTCGTCACCGGCGACGTGGAGCTGGCCGAAGCCTTCAGCGCCCAACCGTTTGACCACCTGGTGTACACCGGCAGTACCGCGACGGGGCGGCTGGTCATGCGCAACGCCGCACTGAACCTGGTGCCGGTGACGCTGGAGCTGGGCGGCAAGTCGCCGGTCATCGTCTCCGCCAGCGCCGACCTGAAAAAAGCCGCCTTCAGCATCGCCGTAGGGAAAGCCTGCAATGGCGGGCAAATCTGCATCAGTCCGGATCTGGTGTACGTGCCCAAGGCGCTGCTGGAACCCTTCCTTGAAGCCCTGCGCGCCACTTACAGCGAACTCAATCCTGCGGTGGCCGGCAACCCGGACGTGGTGGCGGTGGTCAACCAGCGGCACCTGGACCGGGTCGAAGGTTACGTGCTGGACGCCCAGGCCCGCGGCGCACGTGTCGAGTGCCTGCCCGAACCCCTGGCGCCGAATGCCGAGGACCGGCGCCGGCCCCTGCGCGTGGTGGTCGACCCGGCGCCGGACAGCGTGATCATGGGTGAAGAAATTTTCGGTCCCGCCATGGTCGTGCTCACCTATGAACACCTCGATCAGGTCATTGACGACATCAATGGTCGTCCCCGCCCGCTGGCGCTGTATTACTTCGGCAAAGACCCCGAGCAGCAGCGCTATGTGCTGGAGCGCACCGTGTCCGGCGGGGTGACCGTCAACGATGTGATGATGCACGCGGCGATGCACGATGCGCCGTTTGGCGGAGTCGGCGCCTCGGGCATGGGCCATTACCATGGTCACGAAGGATTTCTCGAGTTCAGCCACCAGCGCACGGTGTTCAAGGCGCCGGAGCATGACCCGCGTCGCGAGTGGGGGCTCTTGCCGCCGTATGGCGAACACTTTCTGGCGGCCATGCTGGCCAACGTGACCGCATAA
- a CDS encoding MFS transporter: MTSAAQVSPQTLRKVIVAAAIGNFVEWFDFAVYGFLATTIAQQFFPSGDASVALLKTFAVFAVAFAFRPLGGIFFGMLGDRIGRKRTLAMTILLMAGATTLIGLLPAYAAIGVMAPILLTVIRCAQGFSAGGEYAGACAYLMEHAPNDKRAWYGSFIPVSTFSAFAAAAVVAYALEASLSAEAMGSWGWRLPFLIAAPLGLVGLYLRWKLDETPAFQAVTEEHAVAHSPLKETLRNHGAAICCLGAFVSLTALSFYMFTTYFATYLQVAGGLSRATALLVSLIALIFAAAICPLAGLYSDRVGRRVTVMSACALLIVAVYPSFLMASSGSFAASIVGVMLLAIGAVLCGVVTAALLSETFPTRTRYTASAITYNMAYTLFGGTAPLVATWLISTTGSNLSPAFYLMAVALLALAGGLALPETSRISLHDVPPDRRASKSLAAGLR, encoded by the coding sequence ATGACAAGCGCAGCTCAGGTCAGCCCGCAAACGCTGAGAAAAGTCATTGTCGCGGCCGCCATCGGCAATTTCGTCGAGTGGTTCGACTTCGCCGTCTACGGTTTTCTGGCGACCACCATCGCCCAGCAATTTTTCCCCAGCGGCGATGCCAGCGTCGCCTTGCTGAAAACCTTCGCGGTGTTCGCCGTGGCCTTTGCCTTCCGGCCCCTGGGCGGGATTTTCTTCGGCATGCTCGGTGACCGGATTGGCCGCAAGCGCACCCTGGCCATGACCATCCTGCTGATGGCGGGTGCGACGACCTTGATCGGGTTGTTGCCCGCTTATGCCGCTATCGGGGTCATGGCGCCGATCCTGCTGACCGTCATCCGTTGCGCCCAGGGCTTTTCCGCCGGGGGCGAATACGCTGGTGCGTGTGCCTACCTGATGGAGCATGCACCCAACGATAAAAGGGCCTGGTATGGCAGCTTCATTCCGGTTTCGACCTTTTCCGCCTTCGCCGCGGCCGCCGTGGTGGCCTACGCGCTCGAGGCGTCATTATCGGCCGAAGCGATGGGCAGCTGGGGCTGGCGCCTGCCGTTCCTGATTGCCGCGCCGCTGGGGTTGGTGGGTCTGTACCTGCGCTGGAAGCTGGATGAAACCCCGGCGTTCCAGGCGGTGACCGAGGAGCATGCGGTGGCGCATTCCCCGCTCAAGGAGACCTTGCGCAACCATGGCGCCGCGATCTGCTGCCTGGGTGCCTTCGTGTCGCTGACGGCACTGTCGTTCTATATGTTCACCACCTACTTTGCGACCTACCTGCAAGTCGCGGGCGGGCTGAGTCGCGCCACGGCGTTGCTGGTGTCGCTGATCGCCTTGATCTTCGCCGCGGCGATCTGCCCGCTGGCCGGGCTGTATTCGGACCGGGTCGGGCGGCGGGTCACGGTGATGAGCGCTTGCGCGCTGTTGATCGTGGCGGTGTACCCCTCGTTCCTGATGGCCAGTTCCGGCTCGTTCGCCGCCTCCATCGTCGGCGTCATGCTGTTGGCGATCGGCGCGGTGTTGTGTGGCGTGGTCACCGCGGCCCTGCTCTCGGAAACCTTCCCCACCCGTACTCGCTATACCGCGTCGGCGATCACCTACAACATGGCCTACACCCTGTTCGGCGGCACCGCGCCGCTGGTGGCGACGTGGCTGATCAGCACCACCGGCAGCAACCTGTCGCCGGCATTTTATCTGATGGCAGTCGCGTTGCTCGCGCTGGCCGGTGGTTTGGCGTTGCCCGAGACTTCACGGATTTCCCTGCATGACGTGCCGCCTGATCGTCGCGCCTCGAAGTCTCTGGCCGCTGGGCTACGCTGA
- a CDS encoding SOS response-associated peptidase family protein, producing MCGRLSQYRGIHDFVAALAIPNALINYAGDQPLARYNAAPTTQLALFHQEGQFLRADLVRWGWRPHWAKDRAAPINARVEKVAHGPFFKAIWPRRAIIAIDNWFEWVDEGGPKKQPYLIRHRDRAPILCAAIGQYPSAEHGPGEHDGFVIITADSAGGMVDIHDRRPVTLSPQLAREWLEPATPTERAEQMALFQGEPAAAFEWFKVDRAIGNVRNQSAQVIEPAAGIEG from the coding sequence ATGTGCGGACGCCTATCCCAGTATCGGGGCATTCACGATTTCGTCGCGGCGCTCGCCATTCCCAACGCCCTGATCAACTACGCCGGCGACCAGCCGTTGGCGCGCTATAACGCCGCGCCGACCACGCAGCTCGCGCTGTTTCATCAGGAAGGCCAGTTTTTACGCGCCGACCTGGTGCGCTGGGGCTGGCGCCCGCACTGGGCCAAGGACCGCGCCGCGCCGATCAACGCCCGGGTCGAGAAAGTCGCCCATGGTCCGTTCTTCAAAGCGATCTGGCCGCGCCGGGCGATCATCGCCATCGACAACTGGTTTGAATGGGTCGACGAAGGCGGACCGAAGAAGCAGCCCTACCTGATCCGTCACCGAGACCGAGCGCCGATCCTCTGCGCCGCGATCGGCCAGTACCCCAGCGCCGAGCACGGGCCGGGCGAACACGACGGCTTCGTCATCATCACCGCCGACAGCGCCGGCGGCATGGTGGACATCCATGACCGGCGGCCAGTGACCTTATCGCCGCAATTGGCCCGGGAATGGCTGGAACCCGCCACGCCCACGGAACGCGCCGAGCAAATGGCGCTGTTTCAGGGCGAGCCGGCCGCGGCCTTCGAGTGGTTCAAGGTCGACCGCGCGATCGGCAACGTGCGCAACCAGAGCGCCCAGGTGATCGAACCTGCGGCCGGAATCGAGGGGTGA
- a CDS encoding flavin reductase family protein, which produces MAMQNVSFDPQAFRAALGTFTTGVTIITTQTEDGSPVGITANSFNSVSLNPPMVLWSLSKQARSLPVFTSGKHWNVHVLSTEQEALSGRFATQGEDKFSEIKLDHGVSGAPLLQDCTARFQCRTAFQYEGGDHVIFVGEVLAFDHSDRAPLAFQSGQYALATRKPRSELRLATTPPPPECSYTEDLLGYLLGRGHYQVLNALRQMLSNQHLDEQAFFILSILCIRDNLNLEEINTFVNYTGREVTLASMRFLENQRLVAFEGSAESLRFVLTAQGREVSLHQLALAKAVEEDLSAKLGAADAQALKVLLKRLIVVSDPGLPDLWAPR; this is translated from the coding sequence ATGGCAATGCAAAACGTCAGTTTCGATCCCCAGGCTTTTCGTGCCGCACTCGGCACCTTTACCACCGGGGTCACCATCATCACCACCCAGACCGAAGACGGCTCACCCGTGGGTATCACGGCCAACAGTTTCAACTCGGTGTCGCTCAATCCGCCGATGGTGCTCTGGAGCCTGTCCAAGCAGGCCCGCAGCTTGCCAGTCTTCACCAGCGGCAAACACTGGAACGTCCACGTGTTGTCCACCGAACAGGAAGCTCTGTCGGGACGTTTCGCCACCCAGGGCGAGGACAAGTTTTCTGAGATCAAGCTGGACCATGGCGTCAGCGGGGCGCCGCTGCTGCAAGACTGCACGGCACGTTTTCAATGCCGCACCGCCTTCCAGTATGAAGGCGGCGACCACGTGATTTTTGTCGGTGAAGTCCTCGCCTTCGATCACAGCGACCGCGCGCCGCTGGCGTTCCAGAGTGGCCAATATGCATTGGCGACCCGCAAGCCACGCAGCGAACTGCGCCTGGCCACCACGCCGCCGCCCCCCGAATGCAGTTACACCGAGGACCTGCTCGGTTACCTGTTGGGGCGCGGACACTACCAGGTCCTCAATGCCCTGCGGCAGATGCTGAGTAATCAGCACCTGGACGAACAGGCGTTTTTTATCTTGTCGATCTTGTGCATCCGCGACAACCTGAACCTCGAGGAAATCAATACCTTCGTCAACTACACCGGGCGTGAAGTCACGCTGGCCAGCATGCGTTTTCTCGAAAACCAGCGCCTGGTGGCGTTCGAGGGCTCGGCAGAGTCACTGCGTTTCGTCCTCACCGCCCAGGGCCGCGAGGTTTCGTTGCATCAGTTGGCGCTGGCCAAGGCAGTGGAAGAGGACCTCTCGGCCAAGCTCGGCGCCGCCGATGCACAAGCCTTGAAGGTCTTGCTCAAGCGCCTGATTGTCGTGAGTGATCCCGGCTTGCCGGATCTCTGGGCACCGCGATGA
- a CDS encoding ABC transporter substrate-binding protein, with protein MNVKNTLLKVGLISLLAFGAHLHAAEQPLRLGIEAAYPPFASKTPDNTIVGFDYDIGQALCAEMKVQCVWQEQEFDGLIPALKVKKVDAVISSMSMTPERLKSVDFSNRYYRIPARLVFKKGSGISEIPAQLKGKRIGVQRATNFDRYVTEKFAPAGAEVVRYGSQNEIFLDLLGGRLDATMASSVVIDESLLKRPEGQDFEFVGPNFTEEQFFGTGIGIAVRKNDPLAGRFNQALATIRANGTYDTIRQKYFDFDIYGE; from the coding sequence ATGAACGTAAAAAACACGCTATTGAAGGTTGGCCTGATCTCGCTGCTGGCGTTCGGCGCCCACCTGCACGCGGCGGAGCAACCGCTGCGCCTGGGCATCGAAGCGGCTTACCCGCCGTTCGCTTCGAAAACCCCGGATAACACCATCGTCGGCTTCGACTACGACATCGGCCAGGCACTGTGCGCCGAGATGAAAGTCCAGTGCGTGTGGCAGGAACAGGAGTTCGACGGGCTGATTCCCGCGCTCAAGGTGAAGAAAGTCGATGCGGTGATTTCGTCGATGTCCATGACCCCTGAACGGCTGAAATCGGTCGACTTCAGCAATCGCTATTACCGCATCCCGGCGCGCCTGGTGTTCAAGAAGGGCAGCGGCATCAGCGAGATTCCGGCCCAGCTCAAAGGCAAGCGGATCGGGGTGCAGCGCGCGACCAACTTCGATCGCTACGTCACCGAAAAATTTGCCCCGGCCGGTGCCGAAGTGGTGCGCTACGGCTCGCAGAATGAAATCTTCCTCGACCTGCTCGGCGGACGACTCGATGCGACCATGGCCAGTTCGGTGGTGATCGATGAAAGCCTGTTGAAGCGGCCGGAAGGGCAAGACTTCGAATTCGTCGGCCCGAATTTCACCGAAGAGCAGTTCTTCGGTACCGGCATCGGCATTGCCGTGCGCAAGAACGATCCGCTGGCAGGGCGGTTCAACCAGGCGCTGGCGACCATTCGGGCCAATGGCACCTACGACACCATTCGCCAGAAGTATTTCGACTTCGATATCTACGGCGAGTAA
- a CDS encoding RidA family protein — protein sequence MSLIQRIESNPRLSRSVVHNGVAWLSGIVAADCSQDIRGQTRQVLQRLDELLEISGSDKSRLLSVQIWMKDMAADFAGMNETWSAWVDAGQTPARATAQVMFDDPQILLELIVTAAA from the coding sequence ATGAGCCTTATTCAACGTATCGAAAGCAATCCACGCCTGAGCCGCAGCGTCGTGCATAACGGCGTGGCCTGGCTCAGCGGCATCGTCGCCGCCGACTGCAGCCAGGACATCCGTGGCCAGACGCGCCAAGTGCTGCAACGGCTCGACGAACTGCTGGAAATCTCCGGCAGCGACAAAAGCCGACTGCTCAGCGTGCAGATCTGGATGAAAGACATGGCGGCCGATTTCGCCGGCATGAATGAAACCTGGAGCGCCTGGGTCGATGCCGGGCAGACGCCGGCACGGGCCACCGCGCAAGTGATGTTCGATGATCCGCAGATCCTGTTGGAGTTGATCGTCACCGCTGCCGCCTGA
- a CDS encoding FAD-binding protein has translation MTAQVQSQTHYDVIVVGSGAGAMTSAVFLADHGFSVLIVEKSDKYGGTSAISGGGIWIPNNHYFAKLNGNDTYATALRYLQAAAGEHVDETRLRTYLDNAPKMIEELAQTSRVRYAVAAKYPDYYPHLPGALPGGRTLDPEFFDTSLLGDELDNLRKPSPSTLLMGCIAWTARDAHKVMARGFGWRLLIMGLMLRYKLDFKWRRKSKIDRRASLGSSLVASLRRSLMDRNVPLWLNTDFAGLLTKDGRVSGVSVRRNGAEVQLHARHGVILASGGFEQNQALREKYLPQPTRMAWSATPPGNNTGAALEAGLAQGAATALMDWAWWAPTIAVPGEEKPRGIFAERAFPGAIVVNSLGRRFVNEAAPYLEFVDAMYRDNGLTGGKSVPAWVIFDGHFRFNYAMGPLMPGQIMPDSRLRKEWLNTLYWKDDTLAGLAKQIGVDAAGLEATVVKVNEYARTGTDPDFGRGGNVFDRYYGDSNIKPNPCLAPLRKGAYYAMRLDAGDIGTKGGLLTNEHAQVVREDGAAIAGLYAIGNCSASVMGTSYPGAGGTLGPAMTFAYVAANHLASQR, from the coding sequence ATGACGGCTCAAGTTCAGTCTCAGACCCACTACGATGTGATTGTCGTTGGTTCGGGTGCAGGTGCAATGACGTCGGCGGTGTTCCTCGCCGATCACGGCTTCAGTGTGCTGATCGTGGAAAAAAGCGACAAGTACGGCGGCACCTCGGCGATCTCCGGCGGCGGTATCTGGATCCCCAACAACCACTATTTCGCCAAGCTGAACGGCAATGACACTTACGCAACAGCCTTGCGTTATCTGCAAGCCGCGGCGGGCGAACATGTCGATGAAACCCGGCTGCGCACCTACCTGGACAATGCGCCGAAGATGATCGAAGAGCTTGCCCAGACCAGTCGGGTCCGCTACGCGGTGGCCGCCAAATACCCCGACTATTACCCGCACCTGCCGGGCGCGCTGCCCGGCGGCAGAACCCTGGATCCGGAGTTCTTCGATACCAGCCTGTTGGGCGACGAACTGGACAACCTGCGTAAACCTTCGCCGTCGACCTTGCTCATGGGCTGCATCGCCTGGACCGCCCGGGATGCGCACAAGGTCATGGCGCGTGGTTTTGGCTGGCGCCTGCTGATCATGGGCCTGATGCTGCGTTACAAACTCGATTTCAAATGGCGCCGCAAAAGCAAGATCGACCGCCGGGCGTCCCTGGGCAGCTCGCTGGTGGCGTCGCTGCGGCGCTCGCTGATGGACCGCAACGTGCCGCTCTGGCTCAACACCGATTTTGCCGGCTTGCTCACCAAGGACGGCCGGGTCAGCGGCGTCAGCGTGCGGCGCAACGGTGCCGAGGTGCAACTGCACGCGCGTCACGGGGTGATCCTGGCGTCCGGTGGTTTTGAACAGAACCAGGCCCTGCGTGAAAAATACTTGCCGCAACCGACCCGCATGGCCTGGAGTGCGACACCGCCGGGCAACAACACCGGTGCCGCGCTGGAGGCCGGGCTGGCTCAGGGGGCGGCCACCGCATTGATGGATTGGGCCTGGTGGGCGCCGACGATCGCCGTACCGGGCGAGGAAAAACCCCGGGGGATCTTCGCCGAGCGCGCGTTCCCCGGCGCCATCGTGGTCAACAGCCTGGGCCGGCGCTTCGTCAACGAGGCCGCGCCGTATCTGGAGTTCGTCGATGCGATGTACCGCGACAACGGGCTCACGGGTGGCAAGTCGGTGCCGGCCTGGGTGATTTTCGATGGCCATTTCCGTTTCAACTACGCGATGGGGCCGTTGATGCCAGGCCAGATCATGCCCGACAGCCGCTTGCGCAAGGAATGGCTGAACACCCTGTACTGGAAGGACGACACCCTGGCCGGGCTGGCCAAGCAGATCGGCGTCGATGCCGCCGGTCTCGAAGCCACCGTGGTCAAGGTCAACGAGTATGCGCGCACGGGCACGGATCCGGACTTCGGGCGCGGCGGCAACGTATTCGACCGTTATTACGGCGACAGCAATATCAAGCCCAACCCGTGCCTGGCGCCATTGCGCAAAGGCGCGTACTACGCCATGCGTCTTGATGCCGGGGACATCGGCACCAAGGGCGGCCTGCTGACCAACGAACATGCGCAAGTGGTCCGCGAAGACGGCGCCGCCATCGCTGGCCTGTACGCGATCGGCAACTGCTCGGCGTCGGTGATGGGCACCAGCTATCCAGGCGCGGGCGGCACACTGGGGCCGGCGATGACCTTTGCTTATGTCGCCGCCAACCACTTGGCCAGCCAGCGATAG
- a CDS encoding MFS transporter: MNVASGMLPPARVGWGSHGLLMLLAMVFADNFVGRQILAVMIEPIKAEFGVSDTAIGLISGLAFAAVYALLGLPAGRLVDRMPRTRLLAMSCLLWAVATMACGLAGSFLALAVARMLVAVSESPTTSASLSLIADLYPPQRRSFAISCFTAAPTFSSIIGLSLGAWVVEHYGWRTGFIAIGMPALVSCAVLTFFVREPQRGRWDLAPHAHSPSPLLGMGAEARKLWALPAYRCLILAGGLVTLSSYAIGMWNTSFLVRSHGLSLQHAGLLVGVICGISAGIGGLFSGWLSDRLCRRHPHWQISIPVLGHVAALAALTPYLLWSDALLVRLGDVPVPTAMLWAALYSFFAVWWIAPSYNLVTQLVPANRRGTAMALQTIVSTLLGVGIGPLITGLFSDMLLPLFGQESLRYALMLVSLPVIGAVLLLVRTAHHASRTAYRHAATA, from the coding sequence ATGAACGTGGCCTCGGGCATGCTGCCCCCGGCCAGGGTTGGTTGGGGGAGCCACGGTTTGCTGATGCTGCTGGCCATGGTGTTTGCCGACAACTTCGTCGGACGACAGATACTCGCGGTGATGATCGAACCGATCAAAGCCGAATTCGGGGTCAGCGATACCGCCATCGGGTTGATCTCCGGCCTGGCGTTCGCGGCGGTGTACGCCCTCCTCGGCCTCCCGGCGGGAAGGCTGGTGGACCGCATGCCGCGCACCCGCCTGCTGGCCATGTCGTGCCTGCTCTGGGCCGTGGCGACAATGGCCTGCGGACTGGCCGGCAGCTTCCTTGCGCTGGCCGTCGCGCGCATGCTGGTGGCGGTCAGTGAATCGCCGACGACCTCGGCCTCGCTGTCGTTGATCGCGGACCTGTATCCCCCGCAACGACGCTCGTTCGCAATCAGTTGTTTTACCGCGGCACCGACGTTTTCCTCGATCATCGGCTTGAGTCTCGGGGCCTGGGTGGTGGAACACTATGGCTGGCGCACCGGGTTTATCGCCATTGGCATGCCGGCCCTGGTATCTTGCGCGGTCCTGACCTTTTTCGTGCGCGAACCGCAGCGTGGCCGTTGGGACCTCGCGCCCCACGCCCACTCGCCCTCGCCACTGCTCGGCATGGGTGCCGAAGCCCGCAAACTGTGGGCGTTGCCGGCCTACCGGTGCCTGATCCTCGCGGGCGGCCTGGTCACGCTCAGCTCCTACGCCATCGGCATGTGGAACACCAGTTTCCTGGTGCGCTCCCACGGCCTGTCACTGCAACACGCCGGGCTGCTGGTCGGGGTGATCTGCGGTATCTCGGCCGGGATCGGTGGCCTCTTCAGTGGCTGGTTGAGTGACCGCCTGTGCCGCCGCCACCCCCACTGGCAGATTTCCATTCCCGTGTTGGGCCATGTGGCGGCCCTCGCCGCGCTGACCCCTTATCTGCTCTGGTCCGATGCCCTGCTGGTGCGCTTGGGCGATGTACCTGTTCCAACCGCCATGCTCTGGGCCGCGCTCTATTCCTTCTTTGCCGTCTGGTGGATCGCCCCGTCCTACAACCTCGTCACCCAACTGGTGCCGGCCAATCGGCGCGGCACCGCCATGGCCCTGCAGACCATCGTCAGTACCCTGCTCGGGGTCGGCATCGGGCCACTGATCACCGGGTTGTTCAGCGACATGCTGTTGCCGCTGTTTGGCCAGGAATCGTTGCGTTATGCACTGATGCTGGTGAGCCTGCCGGTGATTGGCGCTGTGCTGTTGCTGGTACGCACCGCGCACCATGCGTCCAGGACGGCCTATCGTCACGCCGCGACCGCCTAG
- a CDS encoding amidase family protein — protein sequence MTASTTTLSNEPPTGWPRRSVLKAGALVAGIGLLGRFADARAAGLSASDYQGLDAWAMGQAIRSGELQPEDLLAAALARCQAVNPRVKAVNMLHEAYARTLLAQRRAAGTQTQGGLAGVPVLIKDLNTYLEGTSTSNGCRLFKDAPPAARTSTLISRYEQAGAVPFGKTTCPEFGLTTTTESKLWGQTCNPWNLAMSAGGSSGGAAAAVAAGIVPVAHATDGGGSIRIPASYCGLVGLKPSRYRTPSGPAHFEGWFGASVGNVVSRTVRDTALFLDAGQGHEAGSAYWIPPLVRPYVEELQREPGKLRVAVVRQSLTGAALEPAIAATLEQTIKQLLGLGHEVEELTLNIDPRQLFGAHGAVIGTALRTAIHDREQVLGRAATAQDLEKITLVNLERAQATTGEALYRARQSFESIGATMEQPFERFDVILSPVTANLTPQLGLLTLDQSWDSYAHHAMGSAGFTVLANVSGQPAISLPLGQSDSGLPVGMMFTARLGGEDGLLRLASQLEQDRPWAARRAVL from the coding sequence ATGACTGCCTCGACAACCACCTTGTCCAACGAGCCGCCGACCGGCTGGCCGCGGCGCAGTGTGCTCAAGGCGGGCGCCCTGGTCGCGGGGATCGGCTTGCTGGGACGTTTTGCCGATGCCCGTGCGGCGGGTCTGTCGGCCAGTGACTACCAGGGGCTGGACGCCTGGGCCATGGGTCAGGCCATTCGCAGCGGCGAGCTGCAGCCCGAAGACCTGCTGGCGGCGGCGCTGGCTCGCTGCCAGGCGGTGAATCCCAGGGTCAAGGCCGTGAACATGCTGCACGAAGCCTACGCCCGCACACTGTTAGCCCAACGCCGTGCCGCCGGTACTCAAACCCAAGGGGGGCTGGCCGGCGTGCCGGTGTTGATCAAAGACCTCAATACCTACCTGGAAGGCACCTCGACCAGCAATGGTTGCCGGTTGTTCAAGGACGCCCCGCCAGCGGCCCGGACCAGCACCCTGATCAGCCGTTACGAGCAAGCTGGCGCCGTGCCCTTCGGCAAGACGACCTGTCCCGAGTTCGGCTTGACCACCACCACTGAATCGAAGCTGTGGGGGCAGACGTGCAACCCGTGGAACCTGGCCATGAGCGCGGGTGGTTCCTCCGGCGGCGCGGCAGCGGCCGTGGCCGCCGGGATCGTGCCTGTGGCCCATGCCACCGACGGCGGCGGCTCGATCCGCATTCCTGCCTCGTATTGCGGCCTGGTGGGGCTCAAGCCCAGCCGTTATCGCACGCCGAGTGGGCCGGCGCATTTCGAGGGCTGGTTTGGCGCCAGCGTCGGCAATGTGGTCTCGCGCACGGTGCGCGATACCGCGCTGTTTCTCGATGCCGGCCAGGGCCATGAAGCGGGCAGTGCCTACTGGATCCCGCCGCTGGTACGGCCCTATGTAGAAGAGTTGCAGCGCGAGCCGGGCAAGTTGCGGGTCGCCGTGGTTCGCCAGTCATTGACCGGCGCGGCGTTGGAGCCGGCGATTGCCGCCACGCTGGAGCAGACCATCAAGCAATTGCTGGGACTGGGACATGAAGTCGAAGAGCTGACGCTGAACATCGATCCACGTCAGCTGTTCGGTGCGCATGGCGCGGTGATCGGCACCGCATTGCGCACCGCGATTCACGACCGCGAACAAGTGCTGGGGCGGGCCGCCACGGCGCAGGACCTGGAGAAAATCACCCTGGTCAACCTGGAACGCGCCCAGGCCACCACGGGTGAAGCCCTGTATCGCGCCCGTCAGTCGTTCGAAAGTATTGGCGCAACCATGGAGCAGCCGTTCGAACGCTTCGACGTGATCCTGTCGCCGGTCACCGCCAACCTGACACCGCAACTGGGCCTGCTGACGCTGGATCAATCCTGGGACAGCTATGCCCATCACGCCATGGGCAGCGCCGGCTTCACCGTGCTGGCCAACGTCAGCGGCCAACCGGCCATCTCGCTGCCGTTGGGCCAGAGTGATAGCGGCCTGCCGGTGGGCATGATGTTCACCGCCCGCCTGGGAGGTGAAGACGGTCTGCTGCGCCTGGCCAGTCAACTGGAGCAGGATCGTCCCTGGGCCGCCAGACGCGCCGTCCTCTGA